The Syntrophorhabdus sp. genome segment ATCGTGGCGAATGCGGAGGCCATCCTCTGGGATACCCAGGACCCCGCGCTCCTCTACGTCGTCACCGACAGGGACAGGAAGATAAAGGTTGTAACCCGTGTCAATTACAGGCTGAAGGGAGCGCCGGAGCCGGTCAACATTATCGCAACGGCAGGAAAGGTCAAGAGGGGCGACTTAATGGGCAGGAGATATCAGATTATCCGGGGGAAGTTATGATGGGGCCGGAGGGGCGCCACATCCCTCATAGGGCCGATCCCGTAGGCCCGGGACCCGTCCAACTGGCCGCGGCGACTTTCCAGTTGTCAGCCCCATCAACAGTACAAAGTTTACCACACCCGGGGGAGTTGTCAAGATGCAGATAGACGTCGAGATAAAGGACAAAAAGGTGCAGCGGCTCTTCACGAGACTCCAGAGGAACGTGAAGGACCTCCGCCCCGCCTTCCGCGCGATCGGGGAGATCATCCGGTCCTCGGTGATCAGGAACTTCGAGGAAGGCGGCCGTCCGGATAAGTGGGAGCCCACGCGGATCCGCTCCATTTACCAGGCGTACACGGGGAAGAAGACAAAATCGGGCGGGAACCGAAAGGCGTACACCATCCGCGGCCGTCTCACCAAGGCCTTCGACCGTTATTCATCAGGGAGAAAGACCCTCATCGACACGGCACGACTCCAGAACTCGGTTACTGCCCGCGCCGAGACCGACCGTGTCGTTGTGGGCACCAACCTGGTCTACGCCCGCATCCATCAGCTCGGCGGCATGGCGGGCAGGAACAAGAAGGTGAAGATCCCCGCGAGACCCTATCTTCTGGTCCAGGACGAAGACTGGCCATCGATCGGGCAGTGCCTCAGGGGGTTTCTCATGAAAGGAGCACAGGAATGAAGAACGCGCTGGTTCTAATCTGCAAGGATGTCGAGGGCAAGGTGCCCGCCGAGATCCAGGTGATCCCCTACGGGTACCATGACACCCCCAAGGGACCGTTCACGCTCGACGACGAGGGGGCCCGCGGGATCGTCGAGGCCTTCGAGGCACAGACGAACGACATGGTCATCGACTACGAGCACCAGACGGTCGCCGATCCTCCCGTTGAGGCCCCGGCCGCGGGGTGGATAAAGACGCTCGTGAACAGGGGCGCCGACGGTATATGGGCCGTCATCGAGTGGACGGACAGGGCGAAGCAGTACATCGCCAACAGGGAATACCGGTACGTCTCGCCCGTCTTCTTGAAGAGGATCTCCGACAACAGGGTCATCCGGCTCATCAACGTGGCGCTCACAAACCAGCCGAACATCGACGGCATGGTTCCCCTTGCCAACAAGCTCGGCTTCGAGGGGGACACAAATACAAAGGAGGCAACCATGAAAGAACTGTGGAAACTCCTCGGTCTTTCCGAGGACGCAAAGGAAGAGGCGGCGATCGCGGCGGTGAACAAGCTCAAGATCGCCCTTGAGGGGAAGACGGTGATTATCGCGAACAAGGGAGTCCTCGACGCCCTGGGCCTCGCGGAGTCAGCTACGGAGTCGGAGATCGTCGCCACCATCCTCGCGATGAAACAGTCACACACGAAGATCGACGACGTGGTGAAGGAACTCAACACGCTCAAGGCGGGTTTGATTCAGAGGGACGCCGACGGCGCCGTCGAGATGGCGATGAAGGAGGGCAAGATCACACCGGCACAGAAGGACTGGGCCCTTGACTACGCGAAGCGCGACCTGGAGGGTTTTAAGGTCTTCGTCTCGAAGGCCCCGGTCGTCGTCATCGAGGGCA includes the following:
- a CDS encoding phage virion morphogenesis protein; translation: MQIDVEIKDKKVQRLFTRLQRNVKDLRPAFRAIGEIIRSSVIRNFEEGGRPDKWEPTRIRSIYQAYTGKKTKSGGNRKAYTIRGRLTKAFDRYSSGRKTLIDTARLQNSVTARAETDRVVVGTNLVYARIHQLGGMAGRNKKVKIPARPYLLVQDEDWPSIGQCLRGFLMKGAQE